Genomic DNA from Peribacillus simplex NBRC 15720 = DSM 1321:
TTATTACAGCCGTATTATTGCATTGTAATGCTGGCTTTTTTTCTTAGGGAAAATAAATTAAAACTGAATCACTTAGCCCACTTATTCCGAAAATATTATTTTTGTAGAATAGTAAATTCGAGATTATCATAGCTATTATAAATCTTTTTTTATTAAAAGAGTTGTAAAGAAAGCGTATTATACCAGTGTTTTTGCATTGTGATGTCACTTTTTGATGAATGATGTTGAAAAATGATAGAAAAGAACGAATAGTATTAAGAGCTATTATTACGTTTTTAAGTATAATTAACATTAATATAGTTTTAATTAAGGGGAATTTTTTGAGGGCATGATGGTTTATTTAGCCCCAAGGAAACAGGGAATTCAAGGGATTTATTAATCTTGGAGAATAATTAATGTGAAATATTCTTGAGAAAGGCAAACCTATTGAAAAGTAGGGACGCAAAATTACAGGTCTAAGGCTAAATGCTAAGACGGCTGTGTTACCACAAGTTGGGTGGGATTTATCATAGAAGCTAACAATGAACGGGAAGAATGGGTTTATCTAATTTTAGAGGCTAAAAATCTAGGATTATCTATTGAAGATGTGCGGGAGTTCATCAAGGGAAAATGAACTGGAAAAAGCAAATCAGGGGATAAAAATTACGTTAGGGAAGGCTGTTATACGGTCTTCTTTTTTATTTTCATTAAAGGAAATCACCGTAAAAGGTATCTAGAATATAGAACATGGGGACAATAATAAAAAGGTAACCTAAATTGAGAGGGATTTTTATTATGGATAGACTTAATGCTTTTATAAAGGGATTAATATGGGGAACTTTATTCAGTGTACCGTTATGGTTGTCATTTTTCGGTTGGATAAAAATAATAATGAATTTTATTAAGTAAGCGCTTAATAAAATTAGATATTAAAATGATAACTAGGCAGGATTTAACAGAATGATCATAGAATTTAGTTAAAGTACATAATACGTTAGTCGAAACCTTCTACAGATTTAAGAAATATAGCCTATAAAAAAATAGTTAATAATGCTTAAATATTTTTGGTAGTGTGCCGATACTACACTATAGAGATCAAGCAAAGGGACATCGCAAAAGGCGATGTCAGATAGCTGCCATCAAAGTAAAAGGAGATTATTTGATGACAAAAAATAAATTCATTACGTTCGAGGAAGTTTATGAAAAGAAACAGAGAAGCAAGAAAATTTTTATTGGGACTTATATTACCATTACAATAGTTTTGATTTCATTAATGACTTATTTTATGGGACAATTGTAATATGGGGTATCGAAGGGGCTGAGGAATCGGTCCGTTTTTGTTTTTTATCCACACATATTGACTAGTAGTATTCCTTCCATTGAATATTAAGGGAATGTTAATTTTTAG
This window encodes:
- a CDS encoding anti-repressor SinI family protein; amino-acid sequence: MGFIIEANNEREEWVYLILEAKNLGLSIEDVREFIKGK